Proteins encoded within one genomic window of bacterium:
- a CDS encoding universal stress protein, with protein MLRYKKILVAIDGSETSLHTLKESFKFVQKGAGEITVVSVVPPYTGDLDLVSVGDIMDSMKKPYQDALSQADELAKTEGVSIKTICEEGEIYDRIVDLAETENYDLIVAGRRGLRQMERILVGSVTARIIGHTQKDVLVIPGDTVMGWENILLATDGSKCSQGATERAISFTKSYHGELKVVSVVDVPTEFYGEAPEVAETLIQQAKGFVNDVKKKAEADGIKVVTFVREGEAYKVITELAKNEKVDVIFMGSHGRTGLKRVLMGSVTEEVSGHTPCPVVVVK; from the coding sequence TCAAATTCGTTCAGAAGGGAGCGGGTGAGATAACGGTTGTTTCTGTTGTCCCACCATATACAGGCGATCTTGATTTAGTTAGTGTGGGAGATATTATGGACTCTATGAAAAAACCATATCAGGATGCCTTGTCTCAAGCTGATGAATTAGCAAAGACCGAAGGGGTATCGATTAAGACTATTTGCGAAGAAGGTGAGATATATGACCGGATTGTTGATTTAGCAGAGACTGAAAACTATGATTTGATAGTTGCAGGAAGAAGGGGACTACGGCAAATGGAGCGAATATTGGTTGGCAGTGTTACTGCCCGTATTATAGGTCACACTCAGAAGGATGTGCTGGTAATTCCAGGAGATACTGTCATGGGATGGGAAAATATCCTTCTGGCTACTGATGGCTCCAAATGTAGTCAGGGAGCGACAGAAAGGGCTATATCTTTTACAAAATCATACCATGGGGAATTGAAGGTCGTATCTGTGGTGGATGTTCCGACTGAATTTTATGGCGAAGCTCCAGAGGTAGCAGAAACCCTCATCCAACAAGCCAAAGGTTTTGTTAATGATGTAAAGAAAAAGGCAGAAGCAGATGGCATTAAGGTAGTAACCTTTGTCAGAGAAGGTGAGGCGTATAAAGTCATCACAGAATTGGCAAAAAATGAAAAAGTGGATGTTATTTTTATGGGTAGTCACGGCAGGACAGGACTCAAAAGAGTCCTTATGGGCAGTGTGACGGAAGAAGTCAGTGGTCATACCCCCTGTCCAGTAGTTGTAGTTAAGTAA
- a CDS encoding DNA alkylation repair protein, translating to MDKSQIQERTKKLLEKAETPEEFTKELQEVLKSYVDKEATKNYQRIIPDAGKFYGVPIPVLNVIASEIGKFIQKKPAKAKPLLEIIWNEGSFEAKEIAGKCLERFGPKNPKICLDFVSKVISEIDNWAVCDNLAMCGVEPIVYQNPELVLPLSEKWINDKNKWIKRFGVVTLRGYKRVKTTDKVFELLDLVMEDKDKDVKKAVSWILREITKKNPDEVLKFLTKWAKANPGKDTRWIIKDGMKKLSNDEQKNILGLL from the coding sequence ATGGATAAATCGCAAATCCAGGAAAGAACAAAGAAATTACTTGAAAAGGCAGAAACACCAGAGGAATTTACAAAGGAATTACAGGAAGTCCTTAAATCCTATGTGGATAAAGAGGCAACAAAAAATTACCAGAGAATCATTCCTGATGCAGGGAAATTTTATGGAGTCCCAATTCCTGTTTTAAATGTAATAGCTTCTGAGATAGGGAAATTTATCCAGAAAAAACCAGCAAAAGCAAAACCTTTGTTAGAAATTATCTGGAATGAAGGCTCTTTTGAAGCAAAAGAGATAGCGGGGAAATGCTTGGAGAGGTTTGGGCCAAAGAATCCAAAAATCTGCCTGGACTTTGTTTCAAAAGTTATATCCGAGATTGATAACTGGGCTGTTTGCGACAACCTTGCTATGTGTGGGGTAGAGCCAATAGTTTATCAGAACCCAGAACTTGTATTGCCGCTTTCCGAAAAGTGGATAAATGACAAAAATAAATGGATTAAACGTTTTGGAGTGGTAACTTTACGAGGATATAAAAGGGTTAAAACTACAGATAAGGTTTTTGAACTACTTGATCTGGTTATGGAAGATAAGGACAAAGATGTAAAGAAGGCAGTGTCATGGATTTTAAGAGAAATAACCAAGAAAAATCCAGATGAAGTGCTTAAGTTTTTAACAAAATGGGCAAAAGCAAATCCAGGCAAAGATACAAGATGGATAATTAAAGATGGGATGAAGAAGTTAAGCAACGATGAACAGAAAAACATTTTAGGGTTATTGTAA
- a CDS encoding radical SAM protein — protein MEQKTTIYQEKEFKSILNKHKFIDSWFWDRYSLNPYNGCQFGCVYCDSRSERYHLPLDFENNIVIKKNVGKMLDKRLANARTLLPDVVALSGTCDPYQPIETKFKNTRQCLEILEKHKYPVHIVTKSRLVLKDLDLLENIGKNNWACVSVTITTLNSEAARFLEKKTPSPEIRFDIIKTIKDKTKYIQVGVLLIPVVPVLADSDNDLETMIENAKNKGADYILFGGGMTMRDMQAKWFLKHLKEMYPELLEGYEDLYQFKYNPDSYEGTYEPKKNYTLRKNKKLFALCQKHKIPYRIKRFIPDDFRRENYLIAEKLLNEAYELQILGKAWSNTHWAGQNIQNLNESIIDVAKRDDLQKIRNVNPEIEKIIRKELEKN, from the coding sequence ATGGAGCAGAAAACTACTATTTATCAAGAAAAAGAATTTAAGTCAATATTGAATAAACATAAATTCATAGATAGCTGGTTCTGGGACAGATATAGTCTTAACCCTTATAATGGCTGTCAATTTGGCTGTGTTTATTGTGATTCAAGAAGCGAAAGATATCATCTGCCTTTAGATTTTGAGAACAACATTGTTATAAAGAAGAATGTAGGCAAGATGCTTGATAAAAGATTGGCTAATGCAAGGACACTATTGCCAGATGTGGTAGCATTATCAGGCACTTGCGACCCCTACCAACCAATAGAGACAAAATTTAAGAATACAAGACAATGTTTAGAAATTCTTGAAAAACATAAATATCCGGTGCATATTGTCACAAAATCAAGATTAGTCTTAAAGGATTTGGATTTATTAGAGAATATTGGCAAAAATAATTGGGCTTGTGTCTCTGTAACTATTACTACGCTAAATTCTGAAGCAGCAAGATTCTTAGAAAAGAAAACCCCCTCACCAGAGATAAGATTTGATATAATCAAAACAATAAAAGACAAGACAAAGTATATTCAAGTAGGTGTATTACTCATTCCTGTTGTTCCTGTGTTGGCTGATTCGGATAATGATTTAGAAACAATGATAGAGAACGCAAAGAATAAAGGAGCAGATTACATTCTCTTTGGTGGGGGGATGACGATGAGGGATATGCAAGCAAAGTGGTTCCTGAAACATTTAAAAGAGATGTATCCAGAGCTTTTAGAAGGATACGAAGACCTTTATCAATTCAAATACAACCCTGATTCCTATGAGGGAACTTATGAGCCAAAGAAAAACTATACCCTGAGGAAAAACAAAAAATTGTTTGCCTTATGCCAAAAGCATAAAATACCTTACCGAATAAAACGATTTATTCCCGATGATTTTAGAAGAGAAAATTACCTAATTGCTGAGAAACTTTTAAATGAAGCCTACGAGCTCCAAATACTTGGCAAAGCATGGAGCAATACACACTGGGCAGGACAGAATATACAGAACCTAAATGAGTCCATTATAGATGTTGCCAAAAGAGATGATTTGCAAAAAATCAGAAATGTGAACCCTGAAATAGAAAAAATTATCAGAAAGGAATTGGAAAAGAATTAA